The proteins below come from a single Drosophila teissieri strain GT53w chromosome 3L, Prin_Dtei_1.1, whole genome shotgun sequence genomic window:
- the LOC122617871 gene encoding gamma-aminobutyric acid receptor subunit beta isoform X2, producing the protein MSDSKMDKLARMAPLPRTPLLTIWLAINMALIAQETGHKRIHTVQAATGGGSMLGDVNISAILDSFSVSYDKRVRPNYGGPPVEVGVTMYVLSISSLSEVKMDFTLDFYFRQFWTDPRLAYRKRPGVETLSVGSEFIKNIWVPDTFFVNEKQSYFHIATTSNEFIRVHHSGSITRSIRLTITASCPMNLQYFPMDRQLCHIEIESFGYTMRDIRYKWNEGPNSVGVSSEVSLPQFKVLGHRQRAMEISLTTGNYSRLACEIQFVRSMGYYLIQIYIPSGLIVIISWVSFWLNRNATPARVALGVTTVLTMTTLMSSTNAALPKISYVKSIDVYLGTCFVMVFASLLEYATVGYMAKRIQMRKQRFMAIQKIAEQKKQQLDGANQQQSNPNANANVGGPGGVGVGPGGPGGPGGGVNVGVGMGMGPEHGHGHGHHAHSHGHPHAPKQTEVRFKVHDPKAHSKGGTLENTVNGGRGGPQSHGPGPGQGGGPPGGGGGGGGGGGPPEGGGDPEAAVPAHLLHPGKVKKDINKLLGITPSDIDKYSRIVFPVCFVCFNLMYWIIYLHVSDVVADDLVLLGEE; encoded by the exons ATGAGTGATTCAAAAATGGACAAGCTGGCCCGGATGGCGCCCCTGCCCCGCACACCGCTGCTGACCATCTGGCTGGCCATCAACATGGCCCTGATCGCACAGGAAACGGGCCACAAACGGATCCACACAGTGCAAGCGGC GACTGGCGGTGGCAGCATGCTGGGTGACGTAAACATATCCGCTATACTCGACTCCTTTAGTGTTAGTTACGACAAAAGAGTAAGACCCAATTACGGTG GACCTCCTGTCGAAGTCGGAGTCACCATGTATGTGCTATCGATCAGCTCGCTCTCAGAAGTGAAAATG GACTTCACATTGGATTTTTACTTTCGTCAATTTTGGACCGATCCTCGTTTAGCGTATAGAAAACGACCTGGTGTAGAAACACTATCGGTTGGATCAGAGTTCATTAAGAATATTTGGGTACCTGACACcttttttgtaaatgaaaaacaatcATATTTTCACATTGCAACAACCAGTAATGAATTCATACGTGTGCATCATTCTGGATCGATAACAAGAAGTATTAG ATTGACTATTACCGCATCGTGTCCGATGAATCTACAATATTTCCCCATGGATCGCCAGCTGTGCCACATTGAAATCGAAAGCT TCGGCTACACGATGCGTGACATCCGCTATAAATGGAACGAAGGCCCCAACTCGGTCGGTGTCTCGAGTGAGGTTTCGCTGCCCCAATTTAAGGTCTTGGGTCATCGGCAAAGAGCTATGGAAATCAGTCTTACCACAG GCAACTATTCGCGTTTAGCCTGCGAAATACAGTTCGTGCGCTCGATGGGCTACTACCTTATACAAATCTACATACCCTCTGGACTGATCGTTATTATATCATGGGTATCATTTTGGCTCAATCGCAATGCAACGCCGGCGCGTGTGGCGCTCGGTGTGACAACCGTGTTGACAATGACCACTTTGATGTCGTCAACAAATGCAGCGCTGCCAAAGATTTCGTACGTCAAGTCGATTGACGTCTATCTGGGAACATGCTTCGTTATGGTCTTTGCCAGTCTACTGG AATACGCCACGGTCGGCTACATGGCAAAACGAATTCAAATGCGAAAACAAAGATTTATGGCGATCCAAAAGATAGCCGAACAGAAAAAGCAACAGCTCGACGGAGCGAACCAGCAGCAGTCGAATCCCAATGCCAATGCAAATGTGGGCGGACCCGGAGGAGTGGGCGTTGGACCCGGCGGACCCGGAGGACCCGGTGGCGGGGTCAATGTGGGCGTCGGTATGGGCATGGGACCGGAGCATGGCCACGGGCATGGACACCACGCCCACAGCCATGGACATCCGCATGCGCCCAAGCAAACA GAGGTGAGATTCAAGGTCCACGACCCGAAGGCCCACTCCAAGGGCGGAACGCTGGAGAATACGGTGAATGGCGGACGCGGCGGTCCGCAATCGCATGGACCGGGTCCGGGACAGGGCGGCGGACCGCCCggcggtggcggaggcggtggaggcggGGGCGGACCGCCCGAGGGCGGTGGCGATCCGGAGGCAGCGGTTCCAGCCCATCTTCTGCATCCGGGAAAAGTAAAAAAG GACATCAACAAGCTGCTGGGCATCACGCCCTCCGACATCGACAAGTACTCACGCATCGTGTTCCCCGTGTGCTTCGTGTGCTTCAACCTGATGTACTGGATCATCTACCTGCATGTCAGCGACGTGGTCGCCGATGATCTGGTGCTCCTGGGCGAGGAGTAG
- the LOC122617871 gene encoding gamma-aminobutyric acid receptor subunit beta isoform X1, producing the protein MSDSKMDKLARMAPLPRTPLLTIWLAINMALIAQETGHKRIHTVQAATGGGSMLGDVNISAILDSFSVSYDKRVRPNYGGPPVEVGVTMYVLSISSLSEVKMDFTLDFYFRQFWTDPRLAYRKRPGVETLSVGSEFIKNIWVPDTFFVNEKQSYFHIATTSNEFIRVHHSGSITRSIRLTITASCPMNLQYFPMDRQLCHIEIESFGYTMRDIRYKWNEGPNSVGVSSEVSLPQFKVLGHRQRAMEISLTTGNYSRLACEIQFVRSMGYYLIQIYIPSGLIVIISWVSFWLNRNATPARVALGVTTVLTMTTLMSSTNAALPKISYVKSIDVYLGTCFVMVFASLLEYATVGYMAKRIQMRKQRFMAIQKIAEQKKQQLDGANQQQSNPNANANVGGPGGVGVGPGGPGGPGGGVNVGVGMGMGPEHGHGHGHHAHSHGHPHAPKQTVSNRPIGFSNIQQNVGTRGCSIVGPLFQEVRFKVHDPKAHSKGGTLENTVNGGRGGPQSHGPGPGQGGGPPGGGGGGGGGGGPPEGGGDPEAAVPAHLLHPGKVKKDINKLLGITPSDIDKYSRIVFPVCFVCFNLMYWIIYLHVSDVVADDLVLLGEE; encoded by the exons ATGAGTGATTCAAAAATGGACAAGCTGGCCCGGATGGCGCCCCTGCCCCGCACACCGCTGCTGACCATCTGGCTGGCCATCAACATGGCCCTGATCGCACAGGAAACGGGCCACAAACGGATCCACACAGTGCAAGCGGC GACTGGCGGTGGCAGCATGCTGGGTGACGTAAACATATCCGCTATACTCGACTCCTTTAGTGTTAGTTACGACAAAAGAGTAAGACCCAATTACGGTG GACCTCCTGTCGAAGTCGGAGTCACCATGTATGTGCTATCGATCAGCTCGCTCTCAGAAGTGAAAATG GACTTCACATTGGATTTTTACTTTCGTCAATTTTGGACCGATCCTCGTTTAGCGTATAGAAAACGACCTGGTGTAGAAACACTATCGGTTGGATCAGAGTTCATTAAGAATATTTGGGTACCTGACACcttttttgtaaatgaaaaacaatcATATTTTCACATTGCAACAACCAGTAATGAATTCATACGTGTGCATCATTCTGGATCGATAACAAGAAGTATTAG ATTGACTATTACCGCATCGTGTCCGATGAATCTACAATATTTCCCCATGGATCGCCAGCTGTGCCACATTGAAATCGAAAGCT TCGGCTACACGATGCGTGACATCCGCTATAAATGGAACGAAGGCCCCAACTCGGTCGGTGTCTCGAGTGAGGTTTCGCTGCCCCAATTTAAGGTCTTGGGTCATCGGCAAAGAGCTATGGAAATCAGTCTTACCACAG GCAACTATTCGCGTTTAGCCTGCGAAATACAGTTCGTGCGCTCGATGGGCTACTACCTTATACAAATCTACATACCCTCTGGACTGATCGTTATTATATCATGGGTATCATTTTGGCTCAATCGCAATGCAACGCCGGCGCGTGTGGCGCTCGGTGTGACAACCGTGTTGACAATGACCACTTTGATGTCGTCAACAAATGCAGCGCTGCCAAAGATTTCGTACGTCAAGTCGATTGACGTCTATCTGGGAACATGCTTCGTTATGGTCTTTGCCAGTCTACTGG AATACGCCACGGTCGGCTACATGGCAAAACGAATTCAAATGCGAAAACAAAGATTTATGGCGATCCAAAAGATAGCCGAACAGAAAAAGCAACAGCTCGACGGAGCGAACCAGCAGCAGTCGAATCCCAATGCCAATGCAAATGTGGGCGGACCCGGAGGAGTGGGCGTTGGACCCGGCGGACCCGGAGGACCCGGTGGCGGGGTCAATGTGGGCGTCGGTATGGGCATGGGACCGGAGCATGGCCACGGGCATGGACACCACGCCCACAGCCATGGACATCCGCATGCGCCCAAGCAAACAGTGAGTAACCGCCCAATCGGCTTTTCCAATATCCAACAAAACGTTGGTACGCGCGGTTGCTCGATAGTGGGACCCTTGTTCCAGGAGGTGAGATTCAAGGTCCACGACCCGAAGGCCCACTCCAAGGGCGGAACGCTGGAGAATACGGTGAATGGCGGACGCGGCGGTCCGCAATCGCATGGACCGGGTCCGGGACAGGGCGGCGGACCGCCCggcggtggcggaggcggtggaggcggGGGCGGACCGCCCGAGGGCGGTGGCGATCCGGAGGCAGCGGTTCCAGCCCATCTTCTGCATCCGGGAAAAGTAAAAAAG GACATCAACAAGCTGCTGGGCATCACGCCCTCCGACATCGACAAGTACTCACGCATCGTGTTCCCCGTGTGCTTCGTGTGCTTCAACCTGATGTACTGGATCATCTACCTGCATGTCAGCGACGTGGTCGCCGATGATCTGGTGCTCCTGGGCGAGGAGTAG